In Candidatus Chlorohelix allophototropha, one DNA window encodes the following:
- a CDS encoding response regulator yields the protein MSDSQQKIRLLVVDDIVETRNNLINLLYFEKDIEVIGSATSGLEGIETAKKLQPDIVLMDINMPDMDGITATERIKQNLPNIAVIMMSVQGEQDYLRRAMRAGASEFLVKPFSGDELISSIRHVYSSEVSRRRFPTAAAYPVAGTPSADGGSQEELGKVISIFSPKGGVGRTVIISNLAVAVKQISKKRVALVDGSLFFGDVSMMLDVRPVKTISDLQGRADQLDAQLLNDVMMSHSSQVRVLLAPPKPDQAELITADEITRILQELRRNFDYVFVDTFPSLKDETQLAILDTSDTILTIMTLEMPAIKDIRLFLEVAEILEYSRDKIVLILNRVDSKHGLKIESIESTIQHPVAATIPSSGITVTLSINQGTPLVLDDPNNPFSKGIEAIAHRIIDQTLNERADKAVVKNGASTPKRGLFGLFGGKK from the coding sequence ATGAGTGACTCGCAACAGAAAATACGTCTGTTGGTGGTTGACGATATTGTCGAAACTCGCAATAACCTGATCAACCTGCTCTATTTTGAGAAAGATATTGAGGTAATCGGGTCTGCAACCAGCGGCCTTGAAGGTATTGAAACTGCCAAAAAACTCCAGCCTGATATTGTTCTAATGGATATAAATATGCCTGATATGGATGGCATAACTGCAACAGAACGTATCAAGCAAAACCTGCCAAACATAGCAGTAATAATGATGTCGGTTCAAGGTGAGCAGGATTACTTGCGAAGGGCAATGCGGGCAGGCGCTAGCGAGTTTTTGGTAAAACCCTTTTCCGGCGATGAGTTAATCAGCAGTATCAGGCACGTTTATAGCAGCGAAGTTTCGCGTCGTCGCTTCCCGACGGCAGCCGCTTATCCGGTAGCCGGAACGCCTAGCGCTGATGGTGGTTCTCAGGAAGAACTGGGTAAGGTAATCAGTATTTTTAGCCCCAAAGGGGGAGTTGGTCGCACCGTTATCATTTCTAATCTAGCGGTAGCAGTCAAACAAATTAGCAAAAAGCGTGTTGCGTTAGTTGATGGCAGCCTTTTCTTTGGCGATGTCAGCATGATGCTGGATGTGCGACCTGTGAAAACCATCAGTGATTTGCAGGGTAGGGCTGACCAATTAGACGCGCAATTGCTTAATGATGTGATGATGTCACACAGCAGTCAGGTTAGAGTGTTGCTGGCTCCGCCTAAACCAGATCAAGCCGAACTGATTACCGCCGATGAAATTACCCGTATTTTACAGGAATTGCGGCGTAATTTCGATTATGTATTTGTGGATACTTTCCCCTCACTAAAGGATGAGACCCAACTGGCGATTCTTGATACCAGCGATACCATCCTTACGATTATGACGTTGGAAATGCCTGCAATTAAGGATATCCGACTTTTTCTTGAAGTTGCCGAGATTCTTGAATATTCGCGAGACAAAATTGTATTGATCCTAAACCGAGTTGACTCAAAACATGGACTAAAAATAGAAAGCATTGAGTCTACGATACAGCACCCGGTAGCTGCCACAATACCTAGCAGTGGTATTACTGTAACTCTTTCTATAAATCAGGGTACGCCTTTGGTGTTAGATGACCCTAATAATCCGTTTTCCAAAGGTATTGAGGCTATAGCCCATCGCATTATTGATCAGACTCTCAATGAACGGGCGGATAAAGCGGTAGTTAAGAACGGTGCTAGTACTCCGAAACGTGGCTTATTTGGTTTATTTGGTGGGAAAAAATAG
- a CDS encoding carbohydrate ABC transporter permease, producing the protein MAAELVNVKGRSKAVSNIWWKVPLWLALIITTIISLFPMYWLFVTALTPTKDTIKIPPDIIPVNASLENFNRLFSQAKYYSNWAINSFVITLTITVFHVAFDTLSGYAFAKKKFFGRNVLFWLVLSTLMIPPHVTLTPLYFVVQNFGLRDNLLAVIMPGTASVFGIFLMRQFIQTLPTELEEAGRIDGCSEWGVFWRIIAPLSKPAIGALAIFTFVRYWNDYLWPSMVLIKAPSQTLPVGVASLQTEFATDYGLIFSGASLAALPMIIFFLLFQRYFLEGVRMGAIKG; encoded by the coding sequence ATGGCGGCAGAATTGGTCAATGTAAAAGGCAGGTCAAAAGCGGTTTCGAACATTTGGTGGAAAGTGCCGCTTTGGCTGGCATTGATTATCACCACTATAATCTCGCTGTTTCCAATGTACTGGCTTTTTGTGACGGCTTTGACTCCTACAAAAGATACCATCAAAATCCCACCTGATATTATCCCGGTGAACGCCAGCCTAGAAAATTTCAATCGTCTATTCTCGCAGGCAAAATATTACTCGAACTGGGCGATAAATAGTTTTGTTATAACTTTGACGATTACCGTATTCCACGTGGCGTTTGATACCTTATCCGGCTATGCTTTCGCCAAGAAAAAGTTTTTCGGGCGCAACGTGCTGTTCTGGTTGGTTCTCAGCACATTGATGATACCGCCTCATGTTACGCTCACTCCACTCTATTTTGTAGTACAGAATTTTGGGCTACGGGATAACTTGCTAGCAGTGATTATGCCCGGTACAGCCAGCGTTTTTGGAATCTTTCTGATGCGCCAGTTTATCCAAACTCTGCCGACCGAACTGGAAGAAGCAGGGCGTATTGACGGGTGCAGCGAATGGGGCGTGTTCTGGCGTATTATTGCGCCGTTAAGTAAACCCGCTATCGGTGCGTTAGCAATCTTCACCTTTGTGCGCTACTGGAATGACTACCTGTGGCCCTCAATGGTATTGATAAAAGCGCCTTCGCAAACTTTGCCGGTGGGAGTGGCTAGTCTGCAAACTGAGTTTGCAACCGATTATGGTTTGATTTTTTCCGGTGCGTCACTTGCCGCTTTACCCATGATTATTTTCTTCCTGTTATTCCAGCGCTACTTCTTGGAAGGGGTACGTATGGGCGCGATAAAAGGCTAA
- a CDS encoding exo-beta-N-acetylmuramidase NamZ family protein: MTVRSGLDALTAQLVHGKRLGLVTNQTGVDCNLRRSAEVITTLGGKVAAIFGPEHGYYGVEQDALPVEGQEIDRFSGAPVYSLYRQHDYELGNATNPFAPPAGSLEELDALVFDIQDVGTRYYTYPTTLGILMEQVALPLLVIDRPNPLGGEIIEGPLLEEQFSSFVGRYPLSVRHGLTIGEWALLVNTLFLKGKAQLELVRMEGWERGMLFAQTGLPWVMPSPNLPTPDTALLYPGTCLLEGTNVSTGRGTTRPFEIFGAPWVDPLLLARELTSRNLAGLHFRETYFKPTFDRFAGQVCGGVQVHLTENSNILQIVRAGLEIIAALLRLYPNVFEWQPAHFDRLIGSENPRLVLSNSAGDFSALRLLFQEWEEQEQSFIALRRNFLVY, translated from the coding sequence AACCACGCTAGGCGGAAAAGTAGCTGCTATTTTTGGTCCTGAACACGGCTATTACGGGGTAGAACAGGATGCGCTGCCGGTAGAGGGGCAGGAAATAGATCGTTTCAGTGGTGCGCCCGTGTACAGTTTATATCGTCAACACGATTATGAACTGGGAAATGCCACCAATCCATTTGCGCCCCCCGCTGGAAGTTTGGAAGAACTGGACGCGCTGGTTTTCGACATTCAGGATGTAGGGACGCGCTATTACACCTACCCAACCACGTTGGGGATTTTGATGGAGCAAGTGGCGTTGCCGCTGCTGGTGATTGACCGTCCGAATCCGCTCGGTGGCGAGATAATAGAAGGGCCACTTTTGGAAGAGCAGTTTAGCTCTTTTGTAGGGCGCTATCCGCTATCGGTGAGACATGGCTTGACCATTGGCGAGTGGGCTTTACTGGTCAATACGCTGTTTCTAAAAGGTAAGGCGCAGTTGGAATTGGTGAGAATGGAAGGGTGGGAGCGCGGAATGCTGTTTGCTCAAACTGGGCTTCCATGGGTAATGCCTTCCCCCAATCTGCCTACACCGGATACTGCACTGCTCTATCCGGGTACTTGTTTGCTGGAAGGTACAAATGTATCGACCGGGCGAGGCACTACTAGACCTTTTGAAATCTTTGGCGCACCATGGGTTGACCCGCTTTTGTTGGCACGGGAACTAACTTCCCGAAATTTAGCCGGGTTACATTTCAGGGAAACCTATTTCAAGCCAACCTTTGATCGGTTTGCGGGGCAAGTGTGCGGAGGCGTACAGGTTCACCTAACAGAAAACAGCAATATATTGCAGATTGTGCGGGCTGGTTTAGAGATAATCGCGGCTTTGCTGCGGCTCTACCCAAATGTTTTTGAATGGCAACCCGCGCACTTTGATAGACTAATCGGTAGTGAAAACCCGCGTCTAGTTTTAAGTAATAGCGCCGGAGACTTTTCAGCTTTGCGCCTGCTCTTTCAAGAGTGGGAAGAACAAGAACAATCCTTTATTGCGCTTCGGCGCAACTTTCTGGTTTATTAA
- a CDS encoding type II secretion system F family protein, which yields MNQTTILVIVLVVVVVAIVLIFMAFRLRGSKNNDLKERLDSFTNTDIAQTVKDEGQLEGGASATRALVAERIDKVLKGRNFADNIARNLARADLKITVGEFLLFKVAGTGAGVLLGWYLGRGFGVFALIVGLAVGILGLYVPDMYVKRRAKKRMKTFNNQLGDTITLMANSLRSGYSLLQSMDLIAREAPAPMSDEYKRVTREVGLGLSSREALANMLRRVPSDDLDLLITAINIQSEVGGNLSQILDNIGHTIRERVRIKGEITVLTAQQQYSGYILSGLPLALTAVLMLINSDYITRMFKWPWLCMPICGIIMIIAGFFAIKKITDIEV from the coding sequence ATGAACCAGACCACAATCCTGGTAATAGTTTTAGTGGTAGTTGTGGTAGCGATCGTCCTGATTTTCATGGCGTTTCGTCTTAGAGGCTCTAAAAATAACGATCTAAAAGAACGCCTCGATAGTTTTACCAATACTGATATTGCGCAAACTGTTAAAGATGAAGGACAGTTAGAGGGCGGCGCATCTGCCACTCGCGCTCTTGTTGCGGAAAGAATTGATAAAGTTTTAAAAGGCAGAAATTTTGCCGACAATATTGCTCGTAATCTTGCAAGAGCCGATTTGAAAATAACCGTTGGGGAATTTTTACTTTTCAAGGTCGCCGGAACGGGTGCTGGGGTTCTCTTGGGATGGTATTTAGGACGGGGTTTTGGGGTATTTGCGCTTATAGTAGGGCTGGCTGTTGGCATTTTGGGGTTATACGTACCTGATATGTACGTTAAAAGGCGCGCCAAGAAGCGTATGAAAACCTTTAATAACCAACTTGGTGATACTATCACTCTGATGGCGAACTCCTTGCGCTCCGGTTACAGCCTTTTGCAATCAATGGATTTGATAGCACGCGAAGCTCCCGCACCCATGTCGGATGAATACAAACGGGTCACTCGTGAAGTCGGTTTAGGTCTGAGTAGTCGCGAGGCACTGGCAAATATGCTTCGGCGCGTACCCAGCGATGACCTCGATTTATTGATTACAGCCATCAATATTCAAAGCGAAGTCGGTGGTAATCTCTCCCAGATTTTGGATAATATCGGTCATACCATTCGTGAGCGGGTACGTATTAAAGGCGAGATTACGGTATTAACCGCGCAGCAACAATATTCTGGTTATATTCTGTCCGGGTTACCGCTTGCCTTGACTGCGGTGCTGATGTTGATCAACTCAGACTATATTACTAGAATGTTTAAGTGGCCTTGGCTTTGTATGCCTATCTGCGGAATTATAATGATTATTGCAGGCTTTTTCGCAATCAAGAAAATTACCGATATAGAGGTCTGA
- the cpaB gene encoding Flp pilus assembly protein CpaB, with translation MRRRGPLVLLLILLIGLVAAGVIFLLLRNNQTTTTPDAGVVATTLPGGATAVTPGAGLPTTAAGPTPTPVTANVKVVVVTRNLSAGTQLLPDDLDLIDKSRAEYDPDNDLTSKEQAYGRIIKNPILARQQLKSGDLVDGNFSTYMKQLVSEKRLEPGKKAFAYATNDLSAAAGLIAEGDLVDVIATYVFERKGDENNAVAGSNAAAAAGSTPASGSSSTTRPVVLEISTKTVLQNVRVLKVIRFGPPLEPFRGDAIRSTATPGIGLDQGPAPQPTSIAVGPGTPTPMPTVPPYEESGRQFGTTMILVLAVTDQEAEVLKFTREARVALSASVFAGVSGARPDVQTQVSADRNILATIPVIHFTLRSRPQDPTNPQDPSITIDKTSGVTYRTLVRDYGLPIPEAVFATNLNQR, from the coding sequence ATGAGAAGGCGTGGACCGCTAGTTCTACTCCTGATACTCTTGATTGGTCTGGTAGCGGCAGGCGTTATTTTCTTGCTACTTCGCAATAACCAGACTACTACAACTCCAGATGCGGGCGTGGTTGCCACTACCCTACCGGGTGGCGCAACAGCCGTAACTCCCGGCGCTGGTTTGCCTACAACTGCGGCAGGTCCGACTCCCACTCCGGTTACGGCTAACGTAAAAGTGGTAGTGGTAACTCGCAACTTGTCAGCTGGAACTCAACTGTTGCCGGATGATTTGGATCTGATTGATAAGTCACGAGCCGAATATGACCCAGATAATGATCTTACCAGCAAAGAACAGGCTTACGGGCGTATTATCAAAAATCCTATCCTAGCGCGACAGCAATTGAAAAGCGGCGATTTGGTGGATGGCAACTTTTCTACCTATATGAAACAACTGGTATCGGAGAAGCGCCTAGAACCCGGCAAGAAAGCCTTTGCCTATGCCACTAATGATCTCTCGGCGGCTGCCGGCTTGATTGCTGAAGGCGATTTGGTTGACGTGATTGCTACTTACGTGTTTGAGCGCAAGGGCGATGAAAACAACGCGGTTGCTGGTAGTAATGCTGCCGCTGCTGCGGGAAGCACTCCTGCAAGTGGTTCATCCTCAACTACACGCCCGGTAGTGTTGGAAATCAGTACTAAAACCGTGTTGCAAAACGTGCGGGTGCTGAAAGTAATTCGTTTTGGTCCGCCGCTTGAACCGTTCCGAGGCGATGCCATTCGCTCTACCGCTACTCCGGGTATTGGACTGGATCAGGGTCCCGCACCGCAGCCTACTTCAATTGCGGTAGGTCCCGGTACACCTACCCCGATGCCTACCGTCCCGCCTTATGAGGAAAGCGGCAGGCAGTTTGGCACTACTATGATTTTGGTGCTGGCAGTGACCGACCAAGAAGCGGAAGTGTTGAAGTTCACTCGTGAAGCACGTGTGGCGCTTTCAGCCTCGGTGTTTGCAGGAGTATCCGGTGCTCGCCCGGATGTGCAAACTCAGGTTAGCGCCGACCGCAATATTCTGGCGACTATTCCGGTGATTCATTTCACTTTGCGCTCTCGTCCGCAAGACCCGACAAACCCGCAAGACCCTTCTATCACCATTGATAAAACCAGTGGTGTGACTTATAGAACCTTGGTCAGGGACTACGGGTTGCCCATTCCAGAAGCAGTCTTTGCTACAAATCTCAACCAGCGATAG
- a CDS encoding anhydro-N-acetylmuramic acid kinase yields the protein MELSAKVIGLMSGTSVDGIDAALVEFYENQTGELGFKVLGHYEHPLEASLRKLTLDACASKTTTQELCMLNFALGEAFAEAVNNLLGKLGVKASEVDLIASHGQTVWHQVEADKPLSTLQIAEPAVIAARTGITTSSNFRVADVAVNGQGAPLASFFDYVFFSDKHKTRALQNIGGIGNVTFLPAGGGHETARAFDTGPGNVLIDFAAAYYSSGALSYDIDGQMGTSGKIDYEWLDKLLAYPFYATQPPKSTGRELFSESYWLQLKEEASERNLSGADIIATLTALTAHSIALSVQRFGPEGGVNELIVSGGGGRNPFLLRLLTEALGGKVAVRLHDEFGLPAKQKEAAFFALFGYELLRARPANLPACTGASHPVLMGQLTPGQNFSALLARFAVNMLPTPAIPLQHLYLLSDQ from the coding sequence ATGGAACTAAGTGCAAAAGTAATCGGCTTGATGAGCGGTACCAGCGTGGATGGGATTGATGCAGCGCTGGTCGAGTTCTATGAGAATCAGACCGGAGAGTTAGGTTTTAAGGTACTCGGTCACTATGAACATCCTCTAGAAGCGAGTTTAAGAAAGTTGACACTGGATGCCTGTGCCTCAAAAACCACTACTCAGGAACTGTGCATGCTCAACTTTGCATTGGGCGAGGCTTTTGCCGAAGCGGTTAATAACCTTTTAGGTAAACTGGGTGTGAAAGCGAGTGAGGTTGACCTAATCGCTTCGCATGGGCAAACCGTATGGCATCAAGTTGAAGCTGACAAACCCCTTTCCACTCTCCAAATTGCCGAACCGGCGGTAATTGCAGCAAGAACAGGCATTACCACCTCATCAAATTTCAGAGTGGCAGATGTAGCGGTAAATGGGCAAGGTGCACCTTTAGCCTCTTTCTTCGATTACGTTTTTTTCTCGGACAAGCACAAAACCCGCGCCTTGCAAAACATCGGTGGCATTGGCAATGTTACTTTTTTACCTGCGGGGGGTGGGCATGAAACTGCACGCGCTTTTGATACTGGACCCGGTAATGTGCTAATCGACTTCGCCGCTGCTTATTATTCCTCCGGGGCATTGAGTTACGACATTGACGGGCAGATGGGGACAAGCGGCAAAATTGATTATGAGTGGCTGGATAAGCTGCTGGCATACCCTTTCTATGCAACGCAACCGCCCAAATCCACCGGGCGCGAATTGTTCAGCGAAAGTTATTGGCTTCAATTAAAAGAGGAAGCGTCTGAGCGTAACCTGAGCGGTGCCGATATAATCGCTACCCTTACCGCCCTCACTGCCCATAGCATCGCGTTGTCGGTGCAACGATTCGGACCGGAAGGTGGCGTTAATGAGCTTATCGTAAGCGGTGGTGGTGGGCGCAACCCTTTCCTGCTAAGGCTTCTAACTGAGGCGTTGGGTGGGAAAGTGGCAGTAAGACTACACGATGAATTTGGTTTACCCGCCAAGCAGAAAGAGGCGGCTTTCTTTGCCCTCTTTGGTTACGAGCTTTTACGGGCTAGACCCGCTAATTTACCGGCATGCACCGGGGCAAGCCACCCTGTATTAATGGGGCAACTTACACCGGGACAAAATTTTTCCGCTTTACTTGCCCGTTTTGCGGTCAATATGCTGCCCACACCGGCTATACCTTTACAGCATTTATACTTGCTTTCTGACCAATAA
- a CDS encoding ABC transporter substrate-binding protein, which yields MSKRLFPRYHRIGLFVALALFTTLVLAACGDNTATPVPATTAAATKAATTAAATTAAATTAAAATTAAATTAGATTAAATTTAAAAGASVSKSGFKGTLSYWALGYAPGANTGFSKSTDAAVAAFTKANPDIKVEVVGYTADQAGFAKIVNAVQAGSGVDAFRIPNDSLPVLVKQGAVAPIDEYITDADRSDILPGLLDTVKFDGKYYAWPLWVPPVAMYLNVDIFKEKGVDLPKEGWTYDQFVEIAKKLTFTRANGEKVYGYSALVDPGLVDTWPFILSDGARPLSADNTKYTFNTPEGISGLKKVTDLALVHKVTPPDFGTQKLDDILTAMQKKLQAMWSRPSGDSATLKANGVNFQIIHMPIGKSGKAVSAGGIGLIAVAASKDKARLAASMDLVKYLTSAGVEKDVPGYYLAPAARKSVTVQEPFSFFAPIAPTAWITPSLPAWTQIRTLIHPNLQNAIFGKMTPEDALGQPTVEVNKLLAAQ from the coding sequence ATGTCCAAACGCTTGTTCCCACGGTATCATCGCATCGGTTTGTTTGTGGCGCTGGCGTTGTTTACGACGCTGGTGTTGGCAGCTTGCGGTGACAATACCGCGACCCCAGTTCCGGCAACAACTGCTGCTGCTACCAAAGCTGCAACAACTGCTGCTGCCACTACCGCCGCTGCAACGACTGCCGCTGCTGCCACCACCGCTGCTGCCACCACTGCCGGGGCAACGACTGCTGCTGCCACCACCACCGCTGCGGCTGCGGGCGCGTCTGTTAGCAAGAGCGGTTTCAAGGGTACTTTGAGCTACTGGGCGCTAGGTTATGCTCCGGGCGCGAACACCGGTTTCAGCAAATCAACCGATGCTGCGGTAGCGGCTTTTACGAAAGCTAACCCGGATATTAAAGTGGAAGTAGTTGGTTATACCGCCGACCAAGCTGGTTTTGCCAAAATCGTAAACGCGGTACAGGCTGGTTCTGGCGTAGATGCTTTCCGTATTCCCAACGACAGCCTTCCGGTGCTGGTAAAGCAGGGTGCGGTTGCTCCGATTGATGAATATATTACCGATGCAGACCGCTCCGATATTCTGCCCGGTTTGCTCGATACTGTGAAATTTGACGGCAAGTATTATGCTTGGCCCTTGTGGGTTCCTCCGGTTGCTATGTATCTGAACGTGGATATTTTCAAGGAAAAGGGCGTAGATTTACCTAAAGAAGGCTGGACTTATGACCAATTCGTTGAAATTGCTAAGAAACTGACTTTCACCCGCGCTAACGGTGAGAAGGTTTACGGCTACAGTGCACTGGTTGACCCCGGTCTAGTTGACACTTGGCCCTTCATTCTGTCTGATGGCGCTCGTCCGCTTTCCGCCGACAATACCAAGTACACTTTTAACACCCCTGAAGGTATTAGCGGTTTGAAGAAGGTAACTGATTTGGCGTTAGTACACAAAGTAACCCCGCCCGACTTCGGCACTCAGAAACTGGATGACATCCTGACTGCAATGCAGAAGAAATTGCAGGCGATGTGGAGCCGCCCCAGCGGTGACTCTGCTACCCTGAAGGCGAATGGGGTAAATTTCCAGATTATCCACATGCCAATCGGCAAGAGTGGCAAAGCTGTTTCGGCTGGCGGTATCGGCTTGATTGCAGTAGCGGCTAGCAAGGATAAAGCTCGGTTAGCTGCGAGCATGGATTTGGTGAAATACCTGACCAGTGCTGGGGTTGAGAAGGATGTGCCGGGCTATTATCTAGCGCCTGCCGCTCGCAAATCGGTGACTGTACAGGAGCCTTTCAGCTTCTTTGCCCCGATTGCCCCAACTGCATGGATTACACCGAGTTTGCCTGCTTGGACTCAAATCCGCACGCTGATTCACCCGAATTTGCAAAATGCTATTTTCGGTAAGATGACGCCGGAAGATGCACTTGGTCAACCAACTGTGGAAGTCAATAAGCTTTTGGCTGCCCAGTAA
- a CDS encoding carbohydrate ABC transporter permease has product MAQLEAGKIPVRQVSMGQRLTLFFKKNSWGYVFVLPSMLTFAIFTLFPVFWSFIISFQDFKPRGGTTWNGFDNYVKAFTTQNYVFVTALKNTAYYAILTVTANILIALILASLIQPLNKYAQTFFRAAYYLPAVTSAVIIAVIWRWMFNTQWGFLNYLLSLFGADAVRWLSDPDIALNSIVLSTVFTAPATGVVLFSAAMGSVPKDLYEAAELEGAGPVRKWWSITLPLIRPTTLYVVVLYTIASFEVFEKVYVMVPSGVGDSTQTIVTQIYQMLYSNLNYGVASAQAIVLFLIIATISVFQFKFLRSDVEY; this is encoded by the coding sequence ATGGCACAATTAGAAGCAGGTAAAATTCCGGTTCGTCAGGTCAGTATGGGGCAACGCCTCACGCTGTTCTTTAAAAAAAATAGCTGGGGCTACGTTTTCGTATTGCCCAGTATGCTAACCTTTGCTATTTTCACGCTTTTTCCGGTGTTTTGGTCGTTCATCATCAGCTTTCAGGATTTTAAACCGCGCGGTGGCACTACCTGGAACGGTTTCGACAATTATGTAAAAGCATTTACCACTCAGAATTATGTTTTTGTTACTGCTCTTAAGAATACCGCTTATTATGCCATTCTTACTGTCACCGCTAATATTTTAATTGCGCTGATACTCGCCAGTCTGATTCAGCCCTTGAATAAATATGCTCAAACCTTTTTCCGAGCAGCCTATTACCTGCCAGCCGTAACTAGCGCGGTTATAATCGCCGTTATATGGCGCTGGATGTTCAATACCCAGTGGGGCTTTCTGAATTACCTGTTGAGCTTGTTTGGAGCAGACGCGGTGCGTTGGCTCTCCGACCCGGATATAGCGTTGAACAGTATTGTGCTTTCCACCGTTTTTACTGCGCCAGCTACAGGCGTGGTGTTATTCAGCGCGGCAATGGGCAGCGTTCCCAAAGATTTGTATGAAGCGGCTGAGCTTGAAGGGGCAGGTCCGGTACGTAAATGGTGGAGCATCACGCTGCCTTTGATTCGACCGACTACTCTGTATGTGGTGGTGCTGTACACAATTGCCAGCTTTGAAGTTTTTGAAAAAGTATATGTGATGGTGCCGAGCGGGGTGGGTGATAGTACTCAGACAATTGTGACCCAGATATACCAGATGCTTTATAGCAATCTAAATTACGGAGTGGCTTCGGCTCAGGCGATTGTGCTGTTCTTGATTATCGCTACCATTTCGGTGTTTCAGTTCAAGTTCTTGCGCAGTGACGTGGAGTATTAA
- a CDS encoding CpaF family protein, with product MLLRRIGTGDNNDKGASGNAGNAATPSSNSAPTVREQEQKSVSRFDRTVVEQVSKQDKITYELKGKVQERLVAELERRKISPTEERQVRTITDDIFQEVLLETQGVTLSRAEKSLLLDVILAEILGYGPLEILLRDETVTEVMINGPKSVYVERKGKLVKSEVKFKDDQHLMRIIERIVSPIGRRVDESSPMVDARLPDGSRVNIIIPPLSLIGPVVTIRKFSKKPLTIEDLVRYGSLTTRIADFLRAAVLARMNIVVSGGTGSGKTTLLNVLSGFIPDDERIVTVENAAELQLRQDHVITLESKAANIEGKGEVTIRDLVINCLRMRPDRIVVGECRSGETLDMLQAMNTGHDGSLTTLHANSPKDALSRTETMCLMAGMDLPVRAIREQVASAVNMIVQQERLKDGSRKITSIAEVDGMEGDIIKLQEIFRFEQTGVDENGKIIGQLKPTGVQPRCVEKFEQHNIFLPPDTFGSASQLRAF from the coding sequence GTGTTACTAAGGCGTATTGGTACTGGAGATAACAATGATAAAGGCGCTTCTGGAAATGCCGGAAATGCCGCCACACCTTCGAGCAATAGTGCCCCAACAGTTCGTGAGCAAGAACAAAAATCAGTATCTAGGTTTGATCGTACTGTCGTTGAGCAGGTTTCAAAACAGGATAAGATAACCTATGAACTTAAGGGCAAGGTTCAGGAACGTTTGGTAGCCGAACTTGAGCGCCGAAAGATTTCGCCTACAGAAGAGCGCCAAGTAAGAACAATTACCGATGATATTTTTCAAGAAGTGCTACTTGAAACGCAAGGTGTCACATTAAGCCGGGCTGAAAAATCCCTTCTTCTAGATGTAATCCTTGCTGAGATTTTAGGCTATGGTCCTCTGGAAATCCTACTAAGAGATGAAACCGTTACTGAAGTAATGATAAACGGTCCCAAATCAGTTTATGTTGAGCGAAAAGGCAAGTTGGTTAAAAGCGAGGTAAAGTTCAAGGATGACCAGCATCTGATGCGCATTATCGAGCGTATCGTTTCTCCGATTGGTCGTCGCGTAGATGAAAGCTCGCCAATGGTAGATGCGCGTTTGCCCGATGGTAGCCGTGTTAATATCATTATTCCGCCTCTTTCGCTGATAGGACCAGTAGTTACTATCCGAAAATTCAGCAAAAAGCCTTTGACAATTGAGGACTTGGTACGTTATGGCTCTTTGACTACACGTATCGCCGATTTCTTAAGAGCCGCAGTGCTAGCGCGTATGAATATTGTAGTATCAGGCGGTACTGGGTCAGGTAAAACGACGCTATTGAACGTGCTTTCCGGTTTTATTCCGGATGATGAACGAATTGTTACGGTTGAAAACGCCGCTGAATTGCAGTTACGCCAAGATCATGTGATCACCCTTGAATCTAAGGCGGCAAATATTGAAGGTAAAGGCGAAGTAACCATTCGAGATTTGGTAATTAACTGCCTCCGAATGCGCCCCGACAGAATAGTAGTCGGGGAGTGCCGTAGCGGTGAAACGCTGGACATGCTTCAGGCAATGAATACTGGTCATGATGGTTCGCTGACAACTTTACACGCTAACAGTCCTAAAGATGCATTGAGCCGTACCGAAACAATGTGCTTAATGGCAGGTATGGATTTGCCGGTACGCGCAATCCGAGAGCAAGTTGCCTCGGCTGTAAATATGATTGTACAGCAGGAGCGTTTAAAAGACGGTTCCCGCAAAATCACCAGTATCGCCGAAGTGGATGGTATGGAAGGTGATATTATCAAATTACAGGAAATTTTCCGTTTCGAGCAAACCGGCGTGGATGAAAACGGGAAAATTATTGGGCAATTGAAGCCAACCGGAGTTCAACCGCGTTGTGTTGAAAAATTCGAGCAGCATAACATCTTCTTACCACCTGATACTTTTGGTTCGGCGAGTCAGTTGCGGGCATTCTAA